One window from the genome of Sesamum indicum cultivar Zhongzhi No. 13 linkage group LG15, S_indicum_v1.0, whole genome shotgun sequence encodes:
- the LOC105177754 gene encoding uncharacterized protein LOC105177754 isoform X2, producing MEDKSAIPLKGMESILATVSGYHGAERFNLIRLISRTGASYVGSMNQSVTHLVCWKFEGRKYELAKKLKIKIVNHRWIEECVKKGKRVSEEPYTSQSGEETGPLCLDVRLGINPTSARSRALKNTKEPVIDIECEGIYDRAWTELLLFDEDPFPQQRQNGRRSNRSARKAIERSLRKDCPSSSRYCLETPSGPTVMELEEASTSLPAYSCRQRKRNSISPESQGKGRRLVKKRISMDDWLLTSNVEEYKEDNVLPENNFSRILSDSSDVERDQGLPNGRISDARCFLSGQDDGDGCDGLEENEDVNAGNLNPHIHVAQSSLLETSDELKVAANEDFIDVDPGSRLPASSEFSCVICWTDFSSTRGVLPCGHRFCFSCIQNWADHMASRKKTSTCPLCKASFICITKVEDAVSSDQKIYSQSIPHDHSKTDLYILPDETCGPPSNATISHSLLSMLQ from the exons ATGGAAGACAAATCCGCTATACCGTTGAAAGGAATGGAGTCGATACTAGCCACAGTGAGCGGATACCATGGCGCCGAGAGATTCAATCTAATCAGACTAATATCAAGAACTGGCGCTAGTTACGTCGGAAGTATGAATCAATCTGTTACTCATTTG GTCTGCTGGAAATTTGAAGGAAGAAAATACGAGCTTGCGAAGAAGCTCAAGATAAAAATTGTTAATCATCGCTGGATTGAGGAATGTGTAAAGAAAGGAAAGCGTGTTTCGGAGGAACCGTACACGTCTCAGAG TGGGGAAGAAACAGGACCTCTGTGTTTGGACGTTCGGTTGGGGATTAACCCGACAAGCGCACGATCTAGAGCATTGAAGAACACTAAAGAACCTGTGATTGATATTGAATGTGAAGGCATATATGATCGTGCTTGGACGGAATTGCTTCTTTTTGATGAG GATCCCTTTCCTCAGCAGAGGCAGAATGGCCGTCGTTCTAATAGATCAGCTAGGAAAGCAATTGAAAGAAGTTTAAGGAAGGATTGTCCTAGTAGCAGCAGATATTGCCTTGAGACTCCATCAGGGCCAACAGTTATGGAg cTTGAGGAAGCAAGCACTTCTCTGCCTGCATATTCTTGTAGACAGAGAAAAAGGAATTCAATTTCACCAGAAAGTCAGGGCAAAGGCCGTAGGCTGGTCAAAAAGCGTATAAGCATGGACGATTGGTTATTAACTTCAAATGTGGAGGAGTACAAGGAGGATAACGTATTACCTGAGAATAATTTCAGTAGAATTCTGTCCGATAGTTCAGATGTCGAGAGGGACCAAGGTTTACCTAATGGGCGCATATCTGATGCAAGGTGCTTCTTGAGTGGGCAAGATGATGGTGATGGTTGTGATGGTCTTGAAGAGAATGAGGATGTGAATGCTGGAAATCTGAACCCACATATTCATGTTGCACAATCTTCCCTCCTTGAAACTTCAGATGAACTCAAAGTTGCTGCTAATGAGGATTTCATTGATGTTGATCCTGGTAGCAGACTACCTGCATCAAGTGAGTTCTCATGTGTTATATGTTGGACGGATTTCAGTTCCACTAGGGGAGTACTGCCATGTGGTCATCGATTTTGTTTCTCGTGCATCCAGAACTGGGCAGACCAtatg GCTTCAAGAAAGAAGACTTCAACATGTCCTCTGTGCAAAGCTAGTTTCATATGCATAACTAAAGTGGAAGATGCTGTTTCTTCAGatcagaaaatatattcaCAATCCATTCCTCATGACCATTCGAAAACTGACCTATACATTCTTCCTGATGAAACATGTGGTCCTCCCAGTAATGCAA CCATCAGCCATAGTTTGTTGTCGATGCTTCAGTAG
- the LOC105177754 gene encoding uncharacterized protein LOC105177754 isoform X1, translating to MEDKSAIPLKGMESILATVSGYHGAERFNLIRLISRTGASYVGSMNQSVTHLVCWKFEGRKYELAKKLKIKIVNHRWIEECVKKGKRVSEEPYTSQSGEETGPLCLDVRLGINPTSARSRALKNTKEPVIDIECEGIYDRAWTELLLFDEDPFPQQRQNGRRSNRSARKAIERSLRKDCPSSSRYCLETPSGPTVMELEEASTSLPAYSCRQRKRNSISPESQGKGRRLVKKRISMDDWLLTSNVEEYKEDNVLPENNFSRILSDSSDVERDQGLPNGRISDARCFLSGQDDGDGCDGLEENEDVNAGNLNPHIHVAQSSLLETSDELKVAANEDFIDVDPGSRLPASSEFSCVICWTDFSSTRGVLPCGHRFCFSCIQNWADHMASRKKTSTCPLCKASFICITKVEDAVSSDQKIYSQSIPHDHSKTDLYILPDETCGPPSNPSAIVCCRCFSREPEDLLIRCNFCQTRCVHSYCLDPLLLPWICVHCKDLQMLYLHSR from the exons ATGGAAGACAAATCCGCTATACCGTTGAAAGGAATGGAGTCGATACTAGCCACAGTGAGCGGATACCATGGCGCCGAGAGATTCAATCTAATCAGACTAATATCAAGAACTGGCGCTAGTTACGTCGGAAGTATGAATCAATCTGTTACTCATTTG GTCTGCTGGAAATTTGAAGGAAGAAAATACGAGCTTGCGAAGAAGCTCAAGATAAAAATTGTTAATCATCGCTGGATTGAGGAATGTGTAAAGAAAGGAAAGCGTGTTTCGGAGGAACCGTACACGTCTCAGAG TGGGGAAGAAACAGGACCTCTGTGTTTGGACGTTCGGTTGGGGATTAACCCGACAAGCGCACGATCTAGAGCATTGAAGAACACTAAAGAACCTGTGATTGATATTGAATGTGAAGGCATATATGATCGTGCTTGGACGGAATTGCTTCTTTTTGATGAG GATCCCTTTCCTCAGCAGAGGCAGAATGGCCGTCGTTCTAATAGATCAGCTAGGAAAGCAATTGAAAGAAGTTTAAGGAAGGATTGTCCTAGTAGCAGCAGATATTGCCTTGAGACTCCATCAGGGCCAACAGTTATGGAg cTTGAGGAAGCAAGCACTTCTCTGCCTGCATATTCTTGTAGACAGAGAAAAAGGAATTCAATTTCACCAGAAAGTCAGGGCAAAGGCCGTAGGCTGGTCAAAAAGCGTATAAGCATGGACGATTGGTTATTAACTTCAAATGTGGAGGAGTACAAGGAGGATAACGTATTACCTGAGAATAATTTCAGTAGAATTCTGTCCGATAGTTCAGATGTCGAGAGGGACCAAGGTTTACCTAATGGGCGCATATCTGATGCAAGGTGCTTCTTGAGTGGGCAAGATGATGGTGATGGTTGTGATGGTCTTGAAGAGAATGAGGATGTGAATGCTGGAAATCTGAACCCACATATTCATGTTGCACAATCTTCCCTCCTTGAAACTTCAGATGAACTCAAAGTTGCTGCTAATGAGGATTTCATTGATGTTGATCCTGGTAGCAGACTACCTGCATCAAGTGAGTTCTCATGTGTTATATGTTGGACGGATTTCAGTTCCACTAGGGGAGTACTGCCATGTGGTCATCGATTTTGTTTCTCGTGCATCCAGAACTGGGCAGACCAtatg GCTTCAAGAAAGAAGACTTCAACATGTCCTCTGTGCAAAGCTAGTTTCATATGCATAACTAAAGTGGAAGATGCTGTTTCTTCAGatcagaaaatatattcaCAATCCATTCCTCATGACCATTCGAAAACTGACCTATACATTCTTCCTGATGAAACATGTGGTCCTCCCAGTAAT CCATCAGCCATAGTTTGTTGTCGATGCTTCAGTAGAGAACCTGAGGATCTTCTTATCAGATGTAATTTCTGCCAGACTCGATGTGTTCATTCCTACTGCCTTGATCCCCTATTGTTGCCATGGATCTGTGTCCACTGCAAGGATCTCCAAATGCTTTACCTCCACAGCCGTTAG
- the LOC105177754 gene encoding BRCT domain-containing protein At4g02110 isoform X3 produces MEDKSAIPLKGMESILATVSGYHGAERFNLIRLISRTGASYVGSMNQSVTHLVCWKFEGRKYELAKKLKIKIVNHRWIEECVKKGKRVSEEPYTSQSGEETGPLCLDVRLGINPTSARSRALKNTKEPVIDIECEGIYDRAWTELLLFDEDPFPQQRQNGRRSNRSARKAIERSLRKDCPSSSRYCLETPSGPTVMELEEASTSLPAYSCRQRKRNSISPESQGKGRRLVKKRISMDDWLLTSNVEEYKEDNVLPENNFSRILSDSSDVERDQGLPNGRISDARCFLSGQDDGDGCDGLEENEDVNAGNLNPHIHVAQSSLLETSDELKVAANEDFIDVDPGSRLPASSEFSCVICWTDFSSTRGVLPCGHRFCFSCIQNWADHMPSAIVCCRCFSREPEDLLIRCNFCQTRCVHSYCLDPLLLPWICVHCKDLQMLYLHSR; encoded by the exons ATGGAAGACAAATCCGCTATACCGTTGAAAGGAATGGAGTCGATACTAGCCACAGTGAGCGGATACCATGGCGCCGAGAGATTCAATCTAATCAGACTAATATCAAGAACTGGCGCTAGTTACGTCGGAAGTATGAATCAATCTGTTACTCATTTG GTCTGCTGGAAATTTGAAGGAAGAAAATACGAGCTTGCGAAGAAGCTCAAGATAAAAATTGTTAATCATCGCTGGATTGAGGAATGTGTAAAGAAAGGAAAGCGTGTTTCGGAGGAACCGTACACGTCTCAGAG TGGGGAAGAAACAGGACCTCTGTGTTTGGACGTTCGGTTGGGGATTAACCCGACAAGCGCACGATCTAGAGCATTGAAGAACACTAAAGAACCTGTGATTGATATTGAATGTGAAGGCATATATGATCGTGCTTGGACGGAATTGCTTCTTTTTGATGAG GATCCCTTTCCTCAGCAGAGGCAGAATGGCCGTCGTTCTAATAGATCAGCTAGGAAAGCAATTGAAAGAAGTTTAAGGAAGGATTGTCCTAGTAGCAGCAGATATTGCCTTGAGACTCCATCAGGGCCAACAGTTATGGAg cTTGAGGAAGCAAGCACTTCTCTGCCTGCATATTCTTGTAGACAGAGAAAAAGGAATTCAATTTCACCAGAAAGTCAGGGCAAAGGCCGTAGGCTGGTCAAAAAGCGTATAAGCATGGACGATTGGTTATTAACTTCAAATGTGGAGGAGTACAAGGAGGATAACGTATTACCTGAGAATAATTTCAGTAGAATTCTGTCCGATAGTTCAGATGTCGAGAGGGACCAAGGTTTACCTAATGGGCGCATATCTGATGCAAGGTGCTTCTTGAGTGGGCAAGATGATGGTGATGGTTGTGATGGTCTTGAAGAGAATGAGGATGTGAATGCTGGAAATCTGAACCCACATATTCATGTTGCACAATCTTCCCTCCTTGAAACTTCAGATGAACTCAAAGTTGCTGCTAATGAGGATTTCATTGATGTTGATCCTGGTAGCAGACTACCTGCATCAAGTGAGTTCTCATGTGTTATATGTTGGACGGATTTCAGTTCCACTAGGGGAGTACTGCCATGTGGTCATCGATTTTGTTTCTCGTGCATCCAGAACTGGGCAGACCAtatg CCATCAGCCATAGTTTGTTGTCGATGCTTCAGTAGAGAACCTGAGGATCTTCTTATCAGATGTAATTTCTGCCAGACTCGATGTGTTCATTCCTACTGCCTTGATCCCCTATTGTTGCCATGGATCTGTGTCCACTGCAAGGATCTCCAAATGCTTTACCTCCACAGCCGTTAG